Within the Pseudomonas chlororaphis subsp. aurantiaca genome, the region CCGAGTGCGTGGCCAAGGGCATCAACGTCATCGAACAGGACCTGGACAAGGGCCTGGGCAACTTCGCCAGCAACAGCTTCGATATCGTGGTCATGACCCAGGCCCTGCAGGCCGTGCACTACCCGGACCGGATCCTCGACGAAATGCTGCGGGTCGGCCGCCAGTGCATCATCACCTTCCCCAACTTCGGTCACTGGCGCTGCCGCTGGTACCTGGCCAGCAAGGGGCGGATGCCGGTCTCCGAATTCCTGCCGTACACCTGGTACAACACGCCGAACATCCACTTCTGCACATTCGAGGACTTCGAAGAGCTTTGCCGCGAACGCGAAGCCAAGGTCATCGATCGCCTTGCGGTGGATCAACAGCACCGGCACGGGTGGGCCAGTAAGCTATGGCCTAATCTGTTAGGTGAGATCGGCATCTACCGCGTCAGCAGCCCCGGCCTGCAGGATCACCAGATCGCGGTATAAACCAGGTTCAAAGCAAGGAGAACGATCATGGGTCGCTTGGTTACTTTTCTATTGGCAGCGTGCCTGAGCGCGTCGGCGATGGCCGCCGAGCCCATCAAGGGCGAACGCCAGGAAGTGTTCGGTGACGTGACCGTGCACTACAACACCTTCAACTCCACCTTCCTGCAACCGGATATCGCCAAGGCCGCGGAACTGGTGCGCAGCAAGAACCAGGGCGTGATCAACGTTTCCGTGCTCAAGGCCGGCAAACCGCTGGTCGCCCAGGTCACCGGGACCGTCAAGGACCTGACCAGCCAATCGGTGCCGCTGAAATTCAAGCAGGTCACCGAACAGGGCGCGATCTACTACATCGCCCAGTACCCGGTGGAACAGCAGGAAACCCGCACCTTCGAAATCAAGGTGCAGACCGGCGACACGATCAACACCATCAATTTCAACCAAGAGCTTTTCCCCGGCGAATGATGACTTTTACCCAACTCGTACTGGCCAGCCATAACGCCGGCAAACTCAAGGAACTCCAGGCCATGCTCGGCGACTCGGTGCACCTGCGCTCGATCGGCGAGTTCAGCAGCGTCGAGCCGGAAGAAACCGGCCTGTCGTTCGTCGAGAACGCCATCCTCAAGGCCCGCAACGCTTCGCGCATTTCCGGCCTGCCGGCGCTGGCGGACGATTCGGGCCTGGCGGTGGACTTCCTCGGCGGCGCGCCGGGCATCTACTCGGCGCGTTACGCCGACGGCCAGGGCGACGCGGCGAACAACGCCAAGCTGCTGGACGCCCTGAAGGACGTCCCCGAGGCCGAGCGCGGCGCGCAGTTCGTCTGCGTGCTGGCGCTGGTGCGGCATGCCGAGGATCCGTTGCCGATCCTCTGCGAAGGCCTGTGGCACGGACGCATTCTCACGGCCGCCAGCGGTGAGCACGGTTTCGGCTACGACCCGCTGTTCTGGGTGCCGGAGCGCAACTGCTCCAGCGCCGAACTGGACCCGATCCAAAAGAACCAACTCAGCCATCGCGCCCGCGCCATGGCCATTCTGCGGCAACGCTTGAGCCTGCAATGACCATTGATTCGTCCGCGCAACCGCTGATTCTCGGCGGTGCGCAAACGCCCCGGGCGGCCCTGCCCCAGCTGCCGCCCCTGGCGCTGTACATCCACATCCCGTGGTGTGTACGCAAATGCCCTTACTGCGACTTCAACTCCCACGCCGCCAGCCCGGTACTGCCGGAAGAAGAGTACGTCGACGCCCTGCTGGCCGACCTCGACCAGGACCTGTCCGCCGTCTATGGCCGCGAGCTGAGTTCGATCTTCTTCGGCGGCGGTACGCCGAGCCTGTTCAGTGCCCAGGCCCTGGGCCGGCTGCTCAAAGGCGTGGAGCAACGCATCCCGTTCGCCCACGACATCGAGATCACCCTGGAAGCCAACCCCGGGACCTTCGAGCAGGAGAAGTTCACCGCCTATCGCGCCCTGGGCATCAATCGCCTGTCGATCGGCATCCAGAGCTTCCAGGAGGACAAGCTCAAGGCCCTGGGCCGCATCCATAACGGCGACGAAGCGGTCCGCGCCGCCGGCATGGCGCGCCAGGCCGGGTTCGACAACTTCAACCTGGACCTGATGCACGGCCTGCCGGATCAGTCCCTGGACGACGCCCTGAGCGACCTGCGCCAGGCCATCGCCATGAAACCGACCCACCTGTCCTGGTACCAGCTGACCCTGGAGCCCAATACGGTGTTCTGGAACCAGCCGCCGACACTGCCGGAAGACGACACCCTGTGGGACATCCAGGAAGCCGGCCAGGCGCTGCTGGCCGAGCACGGCTACGCCCAGTACGAAGTCTCGGCCTATGCCCAGCCCGGCCGGGCGGCACGGCACAACCTCAATTACTGGAGCTTCGGCGACTTCATCGGCATTGGCGCCGGCGCCCACGGCAAGCTCAGCCATCCGGACGGGCGCATCGTGCGCACCTGGAAGACCCGCCTGCCCAAGGACTACCTCAACCGGGCGAAAAACTTCAAGGCCGGCGAAAAGGACCTGAGCAACGAAGAACTGCCGTTCGAATTCCTGATGAACGCCCTGCGTCTGACCGAAGGCGTCGAGGCCCGGCTGTACCCGGAGCGCACCGGGCTGCCCCTGGAAAGCCTCGCCGAAGGTCGCCGCGACGCCGAACAAAGCGGCCTGTTGCAGGTCGAACCGTCACGCCTGGCGGCCACCCCGCGTGGCCAACTCTTCCTCAATGACTTGCTGCAGAAATTTCTGAGCTGATTTCAGCCCTAAGGGAAAACGAATGGATTTGATACTCGACCTGCTCGCTACCGTGTCCCGCTGGAGTCGCAGCAACCTTTCAGAAATCTCCCTGGCCCTGGTCGGCTGCCTGTTGGTGCTGTTCGGCGCCGATATCAAAGGCTGGGTCGAAGCGCGCCTGGGCGGCCTCGCCGGCGCCCTGCGCGTACCGATGATGGCGCTGCTGTGCATGATCGGCAGCGGCGCGGCGCTGATCTACGCCACGCCGTGGATCGTCCGCGGCCTGAGCCAGTTCAACAACTACAGCCTGGCGCCGGTGCTGCTGGTGGTGCTGGTGCTGATCGGCGTCGTCGCCGACCGCCGATAAACCGCGCCCCGTAGAATCGAAGGTTGCGCGCGATGAACGACGCGCTGTGCCAGGCATTGCGCGTGGCGACCATCGTGGGCAAGTCGGATCGCCGCCCGCTCGCTCCTACAGAAGACGAATGC harbors:
- the metW gene encoding methionine biosynthesis protein MetW — its product is MRADLEIIQEWIPAGSRVLDLGCGNGELLSWLRDHKQVTGYGLENDPDNIAECVAKGINVIEQDLDKGLGNFASNSFDIVVMTQALQAVHYPDRILDEMLRVGRQCIITFPNFGHWRCRWYLASKGRMPVSEFLPYTWYNTPNIHFCTFEDFEELCREREAKVIDRLAVDQQHRHGWASKLWPNLLGEIGIYRVSSPGLQDHQIAV
- a CDS encoding DUF4426 domain-containing protein → MGRLVTFLLAACLSASAMAAEPIKGERQEVFGDVTVHYNTFNSTFLQPDIAKAAELVRSKNQGVINVSVLKAGKPLVAQVTGTVKDLTSQSVPLKFKQVTEQGAIYYIAQYPVEQQETRTFEIKVQTGDTINTINFNQELFPGE
- the rdgB gene encoding RdgB/HAM1 family non-canonical purine NTP pyrophosphatase; amino-acid sequence: MMTFTQLVLASHNAGKLKELQAMLGDSVHLRSIGEFSSVEPEETGLSFVENAILKARNASRISGLPALADDSGLAVDFLGGAPGIYSARYADGQGDAANNAKLLDALKDVPEAERGAQFVCVLALVRHAEDPLPILCEGLWHGRILTAASGEHGFGYDPLFWVPERNCSSAELDPIQKNQLSHRARAMAILRQRLSLQ
- the hemW gene encoding radical SAM family heme chaperone HemW; its protein translation is MTIDSSAQPLILGGAQTPRAALPQLPPLALYIHIPWCVRKCPYCDFNSHAASPVLPEEEYVDALLADLDQDLSAVYGRELSSIFFGGGTPSLFSAQALGRLLKGVEQRIPFAHDIEITLEANPGTFEQEKFTAYRALGINRLSIGIQSFQEDKLKALGRIHNGDEAVRAAGMARQAGFDNFNLDLMHGLPDQSLDDALSDLRQAIAMKPTHLSWYQLTLEPNTVFWNQPPTLPEDDTLWDIQEAGQALLAEHGYAQYEVSAYAQPGRAARHNLNYWSFGDFIGIGAGAHGKLSHPDGRIVRTWKTRLPKDYLNRAKNFKAGEKDLSNEELPFEFLMNALRLTEGVEARLYPERTGLPLESLAEGRRDAEQSGLLQVEPSRLAATPRGQLFLNDLLQKFLS
- a CDS encoding DUF3392 domain-containing protein; the encoded protein is MDLILDLLATVSRWSRSNLSEISLALVGCLLVLFGADIKGWVEARLGGLAGALRVPMMALLCMIGSGAALIYATPWIVRGLSQFNNYSLAPVLLVVLVLIGVVADRR